Part of the Candidatus Aminicenantes bacterium genome, AGGACCGGCATGAACTCGATGTGCCAGTGAAAGAAATCGCCGACGCTGTTCTGGCACGGGGCGTTGTGGATGATCAGGTTGTAGTCGGGCCGGCTCAGCAGACGGCCCACCCGGCCCAGGATATCGCCCAGTATCGTGCTCAGGCTGTTCAGCTCGTTGTCGGGAGTGCTTTCAAATGCCGGGTTGTGGCGCTTGGGATAGACGGCCAGCTCGAAGGAAAAGCGCGGGGCATAAGGGGCCATGACGATGAAATGCTCGTTCTCCACGAGCAGGCGGCGGTCGGCCTCGCTTTCATATTGGATGATGTCGCAGAAAATGCAGCGTTCCTTCATTTCGTAGTGGGCGCGGGCGCCGTCGATCTCCTCCTGGACGCGCAGCGGCACCACCGGCAGGGCGACGAGCTGGGTGTGGGAATGGGAGAGGGTGGCGCCGGCGGTCGGGCCGAAGTTCTTGAAGACCATGATGTATTTGAAGCGGGTGTCCTTTTTCAGGTCGAGGATGCGGCTCTTGGCGGCGAGCATGGTGTTCTTGACCTGGTTGCCGTCGATGTCGATGCGCTCGGCCGGGTGCTCGGGCGTTTCGATGATTACCTCGTGGGCGCCGATGCCGCTGATCTTGTCGTAGAAGCCTTCGCCGCTCTTGCGCAGCTCGCCCTCGATGCGCAGGGCCGGGAACTTGTTGGGCACCACGCGCAGGCTCCAGCCGCGTTCGTTGGCCCGGGAATGGTCGGGGCGCAGGGCGAAGGTTTCGGGCGGGGTCATCGCCTCGTTGCCGGGGCAGAAGGGGCAGTTCTCCGGCTTGGAAATGTCCTTGTCGACGACGATCTGGTAATACTTGGGCCTTTTTTTCCTTTCCTCGGAAATGATCACCCAGGTTCCGGTGATCGGGTCCTTGCGCAGTTCGGGCATCGCTCACTCCTCGAAGGCGTTTTCCAGATGATCGCAGACGAAGCCGTCGTCGCGGCGCAGCACCGAGACCACGTCGAAGCGCACGCGGAAATCGCGATAAGGCTTGCGCGCCGAGAAAAAGCGGGCGGCGCGGATGATCTTCAGCTGCTTGGGGCGGGTGACGAACGCCTCGGGGGCGCCGAAGTCGCTGGTCTTGCGCGTCTTGACCTCGACGAAGCACAGGATGTCGCCAATGCTGGCCACCAGGTCCACCTCGGCGCCGGCGACGCGGTAGTTGGGCTGGATGATCTTGTAGCCCTTGTTCTTGAGGAAGGCGGCGGCGGCTTGCTCGCCGTTCTGACCGATGGTCTTCTTGTCCAAGACCTCTTATTTAAGGTGGATCCTCTTCTCCACCATATGGATATTCAGCGTCTTCAGTTCGGCCAGCACCGGCTCGTAGATCTCGGGGTTGACCGGGGCCAGCACCCCCCTGAGCGCGATCTTGTCCTCGGCGATCAGGCGGGTGCCGATGGCCATCGGCAGGCTGACGGTGCGGGCCATGGAGGTGTCGCCGTTGGGGATGCCGAAATCGATCAGGGTGGAGGTGATCAGGTCCTTGGACTTGTCCTTGTTCTTGACCTGGAAGCGGTGGCGCAAGATCAGCATGTCCTTTTCACCTTCCTTGTAGAACAGCTTTTCCTGTAGGCGCTGGCTTAGCACGTCGAGGCGGTTGTCGAAATCGCCGACCGCGTCGTCGCTGAAAAGGCCGAGCCACTCGAAGCGCTTGATGATCTCGGAGTCGGGCGCGAGGCCGAGCTTCTTTGCCGTTTCTTCCTTCACTTGCTGCGAAGTCGGGGAGCCGATCAGATCGGCTATCATTTTTTTGAAGGTGCTCTTCTTGAGGTCGGGGATCGGCGTTTCGTCGACAAGTCCCAGGTCGACGATCTTCTTGAAGGTGTCGCACCAGCCCAGGTTGCGGTAAGTGCCGCGGATGACCGTCTGGGCGTCCTTCAAGCCGTACAGCTCCTTGTAGGGGACCGAGTCGCGGTTGGGGTACACTTCAAATTTTCCCAGCCCCTCGATCTCCTCCACTTTATAGTTCAAAAAGAGGTCCTTGCCCTCGATCTCGACGATCTTGCCGTTCTCCAGGAAACGGGCCGAATTGCGCGAGGCCAGGATCACGCCGCGCGGGCTCCAGGAAAACTTGTAGCCGAAGGGGTTGTCGTTGTTTTCCGGGGCCGGCAGTCCGCCGCAATAGGAATGGAAATGGATGATCTTCCCGCCCTCGGCCTGGACGCTGTGGATGATCTTCATGGCCGACATGTGGTCGATGCCCGGATCGACGCCCATCTCGTTGAGGAACAGGAGCTTCTTTTCCCGCACCGCCGGGTCGAGTTTTTTCATCCCTTCGCTGACGTAGGAGGTGGTGACCATGTGCTTGCCGTGCTCGAGGCAGAGGTTGGCCACCTTGACGTGGTGGATCCAGGGCAGCAGGCTGATGACGATGTCATGGTCCTTGATCAGCGCCGCCAGCTCGCGGTTGTTCTCCACGTCGATGGCCGCGGCGCGGCCGTTGCCGTGGCCCTTGACCAGCTTTTCGGCCTTGGCCACCGTGCGCGAGGCCACCGTGACCGTCAAATTCTTTTGCTCCAGCAAGTAGCTGACTCCTGGCCTGCTCACCAGGCCGGCGCCGAGAACCAGGATTTTTTTCATCGCGTGCCTCCTATTTTTTTAGGAAATCGTTCATGTATCGGTAATCGGGGCAGAAACTTCCATGCTGCAGGATCAGCGCCTGGCGCACGGCATACGGCAGCTGCGCGGCCACGCCGGCTTTGTGGAAATCGGTATGGCTGATGGCGGCGACGAATTCGCGCAAGACCGACGAAAACTCGGCCGAGGATTCGCGCGAAAATTCGCAAGGCAGGTTGTCCACGGCCATGACCGTCACTCCGAGCGGGTCGATGCCGGCGGCAAAGCGGTCGTTCTCGGCGAAATAGGTGTAATAGGCGGCATCGGGTTTTGTGGCCTGGTTGGTGATCTCGATCGAGCCGTCGATGTCGCAGCTGATGTCGCCGATGACCTGCAGCGTGAGGTTGGATTCCAGGATGGTGCGCGTCTTCAGGTATTCCTTGCGCACCAGGCGCGGGTATTTCGGGGTCCAATAGATGCAGTTGACCAGGATGGAGAGCAGGGGCAGGTAGTTTTCGAACTTGGATTCGTATTTTTCCGGATGGGCGTAATAGTCCTGCAGCTCGAACGCCCCGTTCAGCGGCCGGACAATGTCATCCTCGCTGAAAACCACCTTGAACAGGTTCAGGTTGTCGTTGCTGAAGTTTTCGGCCATTTCGGTCAGCGCCTCGGCGGAAAGGATCTTGTAGGGCAGCAGGTCGAAGATTTCCTGGGCGCCGCGCGACACGTTGCCGTAGCCGGCAAAACCGACCACCAGCGGGCATAGGTCCGCGGGAAAGCCGTCGCGGTCGATCTCCCGGCCGACGGCAGCGACGGCTTGCTTGGCCGCTTCCAGCGATTCGTACTGGTAGGCCTGCTTGATCGCGGCAAACGGCGTCGGCAGGCCGCTTTGCAGCAGCTTCTGGCCGTAGCCGTGCAGCGTGTCGAGCATGCCCGCCAGCCCGGCGTAGCGGCCGAAAAAAATCAGGCGCTGGTTCTTTTCGTCGATGACCCGCTCGTAGTCGATCAGGTTGCATTTCAAATCGACCATGGTTTTCAGCATCGGCAGGTTGTGATGCTGGCCCTTGATGGTGTGCGAAAAAAAGACATAGGTCTTTTTTTTCTGGAACAGCTCGACCGGGATCTCCTTGACGGCGTAAACGACCTCGGCCCGGCCCAGGTCCTCGCTGACCTCCGCTCCGGCCTGGCGGTATTCCTCGTCGCTGAAGATCCGGATCAAGGACGGCTGGATGATGGTGTGAATGCCGTGCGTTTCCCTGAGCCAGCGCACGTCGGCGGGGACCAGCGGCACCCGTTTTTCCCATTCGTTCTTGTCTTCGCGGCGGATCCCGATAATTTTTTTCATTCTATTTCCGTTGACGGTTTTCGGCCAAAATCATACTCTAGCAAATTCCGCCGCTTTAGTCAATCGTTCCCGGAAGTCGGCCGCCAAACGGTTTGATCACGGCCACGCCGGCTCGCACCGCGCGGCGGCGCGGCGCGGAAATCGAAATTGACGGTCAACGCGGCGCCGAGAACTCAATTGACCCTCGGCGTGGCGCCAGGTTCTTAATTGACCGTCGGCGCCTAGGATGCTATAATGCGGGCTCTTGTTTTGGAGGAATCAATGCAGCGCTGGAAGTTGCTGTTCACTATATTTGCCGTCACTTTCACCACCATGCTGGCCGAAGTGCTCCTGACCCGCGTCTTCTCCGTTGTCTATTTCGGGCAGTTCGCCTTTCTTATCATATCGCTGGCCCTTTTCGGCTACGGCCTGAGCGGCGTTTTCCTGGCCGTGCGCAAGCTGTCCCAGCGCCAGGACCAGGCGTCGTTGCTTTCGCGCTTCCTCCTGCTTTTCATTGTCTCTTTCCCGCTGGCCTACAAGGCGACCCTGGTGTTTACCATTGACTTCCTCAAGCTCTTTAACCCGATGCAGAACTTCCTCTTCCTGGTCCTCAATTTCCTCGTCCTGCTCATGCCTTTCTTCTTCGGCGGCGTGGTGCTGGCCCTGTTCTTTTCCGCCTATTCCGAGAGCATCGGCCGCCTCTATTTCATTGACCTGGTCGGGGCCAGCCTCGGTTCGCTGGCCATCATCCCGCTCATCCCCTGGTTGGGGCCCAACCGCATCCTGATCCTCCTCTTCTGCCTGCTCACGCTGGCGTGGTTTTTCATCGCCCCGGCGCGAAAACCCATCCGCATCACCGTCTTCGGCCTCCTGATCGCCGCCTTCGCCGCCGCCTTCGTGTTCGAGGCGACGGTCTTTCCCATCATCCCGACGCGCGAATCGGACAAGCGCCAGTACAATGCCCAGCTGAAGAACAAGCGCATCGAGTACAGCAAGTGGAGCACCATCGACAAGATCGACGTCGCCCCGTGGCTGAACATCCGCAAGGTCATCTGGATCAACGGCGGCACGATGATGTCGTTCATCATGAAGTTCGACGGCGACCTTTCCAAGCTGGAAAAAATCGAGTGGGATCCCGCCTCGCTGCCGTACCAGGTCGCCCGCAACGGCACGGCGGTCATCATCGGCTCGGCCGGCGGCTACGAGGTCCTTTGCGCCCTCTCGCACAACTTCCGCTACATCGTGGCCATCGAGATGGACCCGGTCATCTGCTCGCTGCTCAAGAAGGAGTACGCCGACTACACCGGGCGGATCTTCCATATGCCGCAGGTGGACCTTGTCGCCGACGAGGGACGCAGCGTCCTCAAACGCTTGCGGCGCAAGTTCGATGTCATCCAGATGGTCAATTCGCACAACCCCGACTCGCTCCTCTCCGGGGCGCTGAGCATCTCAGAAACCTACATCTACACGGTGGAGAGCTTCAAGGACTACTGGGAGCACCTGGAGGATGAGGGGTTGGTCTACATCGTACACTGGAACGGCGAGCGGCTGTTCGCAACGGCCCTGCAGGCCTTGAAGGAGATGGGGGTGGAGCACCCCGAGGAGAAGTTTTTCGTTGCCCAGCACCGCGGCGGCTTCAACTTCTTTTTCCTCAAGAAGGGGGCGTTCACTCCCCGCGATTACGACATCCTGAAAAGCTCGGTCGCCTCTGCCGACGACATCGTCTATTCGCCCGACCTGCGGCTGAATAACCTCTACTACCACATGATCGACGACCTTGACCGGACCGTGCGCCACTCCTCGGTCAACATCGCGCCGGTCTACGACCGTTCTCCCTATTTCAACCAGCCGAACCGCATCGGCCAGTTCCGCTTCCGCAACATGCTGATCAAGGGCATCGGCGAGGACGTCGTGCGCTCGGCCATCGTCTATTCCAATTCCATCTACCTGTCCATCCTTTCCCTGTCGGTGCTCTTTTCGTTCCTGTTCATCTACCTGCCCCTGCGCCGCAAACGCGCCGGCCCGGGCCAGAAGCCGCTCATCTTCTATTTCTTCTTCATCGGCCTGGCCTTCATCATGGTCGAGATCATTTTCATCAAGATATTCCAGCTCTATCTCGGCAGCCCCGCCATTTCGATATCGATCATCATCTTCTCGCTGCTGGTCTCCTCCGGGCTCGGCAGCCTGCTGACGGCGCGCGCTTTCCGTCCCTTCGGTACGCGCATGATCCCGTCCTTCGCCCTTTTCCTGGCCTTGCTCCTCGGCTTCTACGGCTTCGCCCTTTTCCCCATCCTCAACCGGGTGATATTCCTGGGTTTTTTCTGGCGCATCCTGGTCAGCTTCGGGCTGATTTCCCTGGCCGGCTTTTTCATGGGCGCTTTCTTCCCCGAGGGCATCCGCCGCTTGGGAGCGGCGGACAAAGGGATGATCGGCTGGGCCTGGGGGGCGAATTCGTTCGCCACCGTCCTGGGTTCGATCATGGCCGTGATCGTTTCCATCAACTGGGATTTCACCGTCGTGCTCATCCTGGCCGCGCTGGCCTACCTGGCAGCCGCCTTTTTCAGCGCCCGGGCGGGAAAAGCAGTGACGGCGTAGGGCCCGATTTTAGGGTAGGGGCAGAAGGACATTCTATTTTACCTGGTACAGGGAGACGGTCGTGTCCCAGACCGGGAAGGCGCGCAGCAGCCTGAAGTGGGCGGCAACATCGGGAAAGCGGCGCTTGATCCAGCCCAATTCGGCATCGTTGAAGCGGTCCAGGGCCAGGACATAGTCGGGAGCGTAGCGGCGGAAGGGATCGCGGTCGTTGAACCAATTTTCATAGGACAGGACGGCTCTGAGATTCGTGCCCAGGGTGAGCCTGGGCGCTTCCTGGCCCAGGACGACCGAGCCGGCGGGCAGCGTGGCCATGAAACGCGAGGCGGCTTCCAGGCGAAAGGAGGGCCGGCGATAGAACTGGCTGTCATAGAGAAACAGCGATCCGGCCAGCATCACCGCGAAGACAAATACCGCCGCCGACCTTCTCCAAACGGCACGGGCGCTTGTAAAATAGATCATGATCGCCGCCGCGGCCGGAATGATCAGGAGGCGCAAAGCGAGGGGAAAAACACGGAAAAAGGGATTGCCGACGGCCTGGGAATGGAAAAACGGAAAGAACAGCCCGGCCGGGACAAGGGCCAGCGGCCAGAAGAGCCGATGCTGGCTGGCGATCCACTCACGGTCCCTGAGCAGGAGCGAAACGGCCAGGTAAACTGCCGGCAGCAGCGGCAGGTAATAGCGCAGCGGGCGGTAATTCAGCAGCCCCATGGTCAGCATGGCGCCGATGATCCAGAAGAAGACGAACAGGTCGAGGTCAACGGCATGGCCATGGCCGCACGCCCGGCCGTAGCTCCGCGCCCGGACGATCTTCAAGAGGGCCCAGGCGCCGAAAAGAACGAACAGGAGGCCCGCGACCGGCATCAGCTGGAGATAACGCGGTAGCGGGTTGTGCCAGAGGTTGGCGAGCGCTTGCGCGAGAGAGCGGGGAAGGGAGAGCATGCCCCAACCGCTGCCGATCTTGCTGAAGGTCGAGCGGAAGGGGAGATAAATGCCGAAAAACCACGGCAGCGCCGCCGTCAGCACGCCGGCCAGGAAGACGACAAACGTGCGGGGATCGGCGCGGCGCCAGGCCCGGTAGGCTACGGCCAGCAGGGTCGAGATCAGGAAATAGGCGAACAGATACTTGGACAGGGCGGCGACGGCGGCGGTCAGGCCGAGGCAAAACAGGGGCCAGCGTTCCTCCTCGGGGCGCATGAACAGATAGAAGCCCAGCAGGAAGCCGAAGGCCGAAAAATTTTCAAGCAAACCGATGCGGCTGTACATTAGGCTGTAGAAATCGAAGGCGAAAAGGCAGGTCAGGGCCAGCGCCTGGCCCGGTCGCAGATAGCATCGCAAGCCGGCATGGAAAAGGAATATCCCCAGCAGGCCGAAGAGGATGTTGATCGCCTTGACCGTGACGATGGAGATGCCGAAGATTTGGAAGCCCAGGTAATAGATCATGGTCAGGGGGGCGTTGTAGACCATCGGGTTCCACTCGTCGGTGATCCATTTTCCGAACAGGACCTTGTTGCGGGCGTTGTGCGAGTAGATCCCCTCGTCAAAATAGATGCCGGCGCTTCCCGAAATCTGCGGCATGATCAGGGGCGGATCGGCTTTGATGTGCTGCAGCCGCAGCAGGGCAGCGCCGATCAGCAGCAAGGCCAGGGCGAGCCTTCTCGCCCAAACGGCCCGGCGGGCGTTGCTCGCGGTGGGAGCCTCGGGTTTCAGATCCACTGGCTGAGATTGACGAAGGCCTTGATCTTGACGTCGGCTTCGCGCAGGCGCGCCGAAAGGATCTTGGCCAGGATAAACAGTATCTTCGCGCCGCTGGCCGGGTCTTTCTCGATGAAGAGCAGGAAATTCTCGCGGCTGATCTCGAGCATGAAGGTGTCGCTGTGGGCGATGGCGGTGGCGCTGCGCGGCAGGTCCTCGAGCAACGCCATCTCACCGAAAAAATCGCCTTTTTTCAACACGGACAGGGTTTCCTCGCCGCTGATCTTGGCCTTCTGGGTGATGCGTACTTCGCCCGACACGATGATCATCAGCGATTTGCCGGTGGTGCTCTCCTCGAAAATCGTGTCCCCCTGGTGGAAGATGCGCTCCTCGGCCAGAGCGGCCAGTTCCCGGACGGCCGTCATGCTCAGTTGGTTGAACAGGCTGAGTTTTATGAAAATTTCGGCGATGATGTCCTTGATATCTTCCATGGCGGCTATTGTAGCATAGTCAACCCGGTTTTTGAACACGCGGCGCGGGCCCGTTTCACGTCAATCCGCTGGCGCCAGGATGGGCTCCAGCCCTTCATGGATGTAGCGGCGCAGGAAGCCGTAGACGTCGGGATGGGAAAAATGCAGGTCGCCGACCTGCTCGCGGACGGCGCTGGTGGAGATGGCGAACTCGCCCCTTTCGCTGCGGTAG contains:
- a CDS encoding DUF4931 domain-containing protein translates to MPELRKDPITGTWVIISEERKKRPKYYQIVVDKDISKPENCPFCPGNEAMTPPETFALRPDHSRANERGWSLRVVPNKFPALRIEGELRKSGEGFYDKISGIGAHEVIIETPEHPAERIDIDGNQVKNTMLAAKSRILDLKKDTRFKYIMVFKNFGPTAGATLSHSHTQLVALPVVPLRVQEEIDGARAHYEMKERCIFCDIIQYESEADRRLLVENEHFIVMAPYAPRFSFELAVYPKRHNPAFESTPDNELNSLSTILGDILGRVGRLLSRPDYNLIIHNAPCQNSVGDFFHWHIEFMPVL
- a CDS encoding YraN family protein; amino-acid sequence: MDKKTIGQNGEQAAAAFLKNKGYKIIQPNYRVAGAEVDLVASIGDILCFVEVKTRKTSDFGAPEAFVTRPKQLKIIRAARFFSARKPYRDFRVRFDVVSVLRRDDGFVCDHLENAFEE
- a CDS encoding DUF1493 family protein, with the translated sequence MKKILVLGAGLVSRPGVSYLLEQKNLTVTVASRTVAKAEKLVKGHGNGRAAAIDVENNRELAALIKDHDIVISLLPWIHHVKVANLCLEHGKHMVTTSYVSEGMKKLDPAVREKKLLFLNEMGVDPGIDHMSAMKIIHSVQAEGGKIIHFHSYCGGLPAPENNDNPFGYKFSWSPRGVILASRNSARFLENGKIVEIEGKDLFLNYKVEEIEGLGKFEVYPNRDSVPYKELYGLKDAQTVIRGTYRNLGWCDTFKKIVDLGLVDETPIPDLKKSTFKKMIADLIGSPTSQQVKEETAKKLGLAPDSEIIKRFEWLGLFSDDAVGDFDNRLDVLSQRLQEKLFYKEGEKDMLILRHRFQVKNKDKSKDLITSTLIDFGIPNGDTSMARTVSLPMAIGTRLIAEDKIALRGVLAPVNPEIYEPVLAELKTLNIHMVEKRIHLK
- a CDS encoding glycosyltransferase family 39 protein, which translates into the protein MDLKPEAPTASNARRAVWARRLALALLLIGAALLRLQHIKADPPLIMPQISGSAGIYFDEGIYSHNARNKVLFGKWITDEWNPMVYNAPLTMIYYLGFQIFGISIVTVKAINILFGLLGIFLFHAGLRCYLRPGQALALTCLFAFDFYSLMYSRIGLLENFSAFGFLLGFYLFMRPEEERWPLFCLGLTAAVAALSKYLFAYFLISTLLAVAYRAWRRADPRTFVVFLAGVLTAALPWFFGIYLPFRSTFSKIGSGWGMLSLPRSLAQALANLWHNPLPRYLQLMPVAGLLFVLFGAWALLKIVRARSYGRACGHGHAVDLDLFVFFWIIGAMLTMGLLNYRPLRYYLPLLPAVYLAVSLLLRDREWIASQHRLFWPLALVPAGLFFPFFHSQAVGNPFFRVFPLALRLLIIPAAAAIMIYFTSARAVWRRSAAVFVFAVMLAGSLFLYDSQFYRRPSFRLEAASRFMATLPAGSVVLGQEAPRLTLGTNLRAVLSYENWFNDRDPFRRYAPDYVLALDRFNDAELGWIKRRFPDVAAHFRLLRAFPVWDTTVSLYQVK
- a CDS encoding cyclic nucleotide-binding domain-containing protein, whose product is MEDIKDIIAEIFIKLSLFNQLSMTAVRELAALAEERIFHQGDTIFEESTTGKSLMIIVSGEVRITQKAKISGEETLSVLKKGDFFGEMALLEDLPRSATAIAHSDTFMLEISRENFLLFIEKDPASGAKILFILAKILSARLREADVKIKAFVNLSQWI